In a single window of the Rhodamnia argentea isolate NSW1041297 chromosome 2, ASM2092103v1, whole genome shotgun sequence genome:
- the LOC115754158 gene encoding uncharacterized protein LOC115754158, whose translation MDEDQDTQLCLDFHDKEKDNAGENKPVDLTKGRLYIKLKMPTAVNWSNAEETSMHGNDDQLKTRKVYVCDFCNKTFSTGKGLGGHKRIHTQASKRHHRFPHKKIYKPKLKKSAGVDEPKDDSDATCAICGKTFPSMKSLFGHMRSHPEREWRGIHPPTRSNRSMLVAVLESAAGTCGVRDGDPDDTSQISSPAPRSTSEWGVIGKRRNKLSSTVDDFPGLSSSPVRSDWVSSDLELEASDNLLLLAKGNHPFSNPSSTTGPESKSARGNNCNAEKVIKGEYEDARACPELVSMSKMQKMESSPSDKKVKKVNSAYKTKVREGKGKEKMDEFQGCDDDKGYSHERSNVADDDKGYSHERSNVAESNCKDGEYKVTQDQVELNTPFEKGNIAKKKRKRLPGNSEAGADGIARCISRSRKISQTSERFKCNICDKSFSTHQGLGGHMSSHNKVTIKKSRSGDDHEGSASVDQEADEFRSIAATATQEPEDDGSADAKCYGDSGDGPPSVQASGRKMLAIDLNKLPPTEQDEQEG comes from the coding sequence ATGGATGAAGATCAGGATACTCAGTTGTGTCTAGACTTTCACGACAAGGAGAAGGACAACGCCGGAGAGAACAAGCCGGTCGATCTCACGAAAGGGAGGTTGTACATAAAGCTGAAGATGCCGACGGCGGTCAATTGGTCTAATGCTGAAGAAACCAGCATGCATGGCAACGACGATCAATTAAAGACCAGGAAGGTTTATGTCTGCGATTTCTGCAATAAAACGTTCAGTACAGGAAAAGGATTGGGAGGCCACAAGAGGATTCACACGCAAGCAAGCAAGAGACATCACCGATTTCCCCACAAGAAGATTTACAAACCCAAGCTCAAGAAGAGTGCTGGTGTCGACGAGCCTAAGGATGATTCCGATGCAACTTGTGCGATCTGTGGGAAGACTTTCCCTTCGATGAAGTCCTTGTTTGGGCACATGAGATCCCACCCTGAGAGGGAGTGGAGGGGAATTCATCCCCCTACGAGGTCAAACCGCAGCATGTTGGTCGCTGTACTGGAGTCCGCCGCTGGCACTTGCGGGGTTCGTGATGGGGATCCTGATGATACTAGCCAGATATCATCGCCAGCTCCGCGATCCACATCGGAGTGGGGGGTCATTGGCAAGAGGAGAAATAAACTGTCCTCCACTGTTGACGACTTCCCGGGTTTGTCTTCGAGTCCGGTTCGGTCTGATTGGGTATCTAGTGACCTGGAGCTAGAAGCTAGTGATAACCTCTTGTTGCTTGCTAAAGGGAATCACCCTTTTAGCAATCCATCAAGCACAACTGGCCCAGAAAGCAAGTCGGCTCGAGGCAATAATTGCAATGCCGAGAAGGTGATAAAGGGCGAGTACGAAGATGCTCGAGCCTGTCCCGAATTGGTCAGCATGTCCAAGATGCAAAAGATGGAGTCATCCCCATCTGATAAGAAAGTGAAGAAAGTGAATTCAGCCTATAAAACAAAAGTGAGAGAGGGCAAAGGCAAGGAGAAGATGGACGAGTTTCAAGGTTGTGATGATGACAAAGGATACAGTCACGAGAGGAGTAATGTAGCTGATGATGACAAAGGATACAGTCATGAGAGGAGTAATGTAGCTGAGTCGAATTGTAAGGATGGTGAATACAAAGTGACACAGGATCAGGTTGAGCTAAATACTCCCTTTGAGAAGGGAAACAttgcaaagaagaaaaggaagcgATTGCCCGGAAATTCGGAAGCAGGAGCAGATGGCATTGCTCGGTGCATTAGCCGTAGCCGGAAGATTTCCCAGACATCTGAGAGGTTTAAGTGTAACATATGCGATAAATCATTCTCGACCCACCAAGGCTTGGGTGGTCACATGTCCAGCCACAACAAGGTCACCATCAAGAAGAGCCGAAGTGGAGATGATCATGAAGGATCTGCATCGGTGGATCAAGAAGCCGATGAGTTCAGATCAATCGCTGCAACCGCGACCCAAGAACCGGAGGATGATGGCAGCGCAGATGCCAAATGCTATGGAGACAGCGGAGATGGCCCACCCTCGGTGCAGGCATCGGGTCGCAAGATGCTTGC